In a single window of the Bacillus clarus genome:
- the sigK gene encoding RNA polymerase sporulation sigma factor SigK, with translation MSLFAAIGYMVREVFVFVSYVKNNAFPQPLSSDDERKYLELMEQGDAQARNLLIEHNLRLVAHIVKKFENTGEDAEDLISIGTIGLIKAIESYSAGKGTKLATYAARCIENEILMHLRVLKKTKKDVSLHDPIGQDKEGNEISLIDILKSESEDVIDMIQLSMELEKIKEYIDILDEREREVIVKRFGLGLDKEKTQREIAKALGISRSYVSRIEKRALMKMFHEFVRAEKEKKAKE, from the coding sequence TTGAGTCTATTCGCCGCAATTGGATATATGGTTCGCGAAGTGTTTGTGTTTGTTTCTTATGTGAAAAACAATGCGTTCCCACAGCCGTTATCATCAGATGATGAGAGAAAGTACTTAGAGTTGATGGAGCAAGGTGATGCTCAAGCGAGAAATCTTTTAATTGAACATAATTTACGGCTTGTGGCTCACATCGTTAAGAAATTTGAAAACACGGGTGAAGATGCGGAAGATTTAATTTCAATCGGTACAATCGGGCTTATTAAAGCGATTGAAAGTTATTCAGCGGGGAAAGGGACGAAGCTTGCGACATATGCAGCCCGTTGTATTGAAAATGAAATTTTAATGCATTTGCGTGTATTGAAAAAAACAAAAAAAGATGTTTCACTTCATGACCCGATTGGGCAGGACAAAGAGGGGAATGAAATATCGCTTATCGATATATTAAAATCGGAATCGGAAGATGTAATTGATATGATCCAGCTCAGTATGGAGTTAGAAAAGATTAAAGAATACATCGATATTTTAGATGAGCGAGAGAGAGAAGTGATTGTGAAACGTTTCGGGCTTGGGCTCGATAAAGAAAAAACGCAGAGGGAAATTGCAAAGGCGCTTGGTATTTCAAGAAGTTATGTGTCACGAATCGAAAAGCGAGCCTTGATGAAAATGTTCCATGAATTTGTGCGGGCAGAGAAGGAGAAAAAGGCAAAAGAATAA
- a CDS encoding IS3 family transposase (programmed frameshift), whose product MAKKGSTFNAYSEELKLSAVQSYLNGEGSYDMITEKYQIKSPTQLKNWVKKYKECGEIKDTRGKNNGMKGIPNPLKGKRVHFNTVEEERDYYKAQVEYLKKQLSKSVNGGVLKYKERYRIIESLKRKYPIIWLTKFAGIHRSSYYKWIHTKLVKNMRLESDQQLKKVIKSIHLKHKEYGYPRMKIALQEEGYFVNHKKVYRLMSELNMQSIIRKKRRFFKGEYSNTFPNVLNRKFKNRQQNEALVTDITYLRFQEGFRYLSVVQDLYNNEVVSWKISKRNDNELVLDTIEMLAQKRDVRGTILHSDQGFQYTSHAYNKRLLDLGIIGSHSRKANCHDNACIESFFSHLKSEMLYLHHFKTETDLIQAIEEYIYFYNYKRFQKRLNHRAPIEYRLSMAA is encoded by the exons ATGGCTAAAAAAGGTTCAACATTCAATGCATATTCAGAAGAATTAAAGTTATCAGCTGTTCAAAGTTATTTAAATGGAGAAGGAAGCTACGATATGATAACGGAAAAATATCAGATTAAGAGCCCTACCCAACTGAAAAATTGGGTAAAAAAATATAAAGAATGCGGTGAAATTAAAGATACACGTGGGAAGAATAATGGAATGAAAGGTATTCCAAATCCTTTAAAAGGGAAACGTGTTCATTTCAACACTGTTGAAGAGGAGCGGGATTACTATAAGGCACAGGTTGAATATTTAAAAAAGCAAT TATCCAAATCTGTAAATGGAGGCGTACTAAAATATAAAGAGAGATATCGGATCATTGAATCATTAAAAAGGAAATATCCAATTATATGGCTTACTAAATTTGCAGGTATACATCGGTCAAGCTACTATAAGTGGATTCATACGAAATTGGTTAAAAACATGCGACTAGAATCGGATCAACAATTAAAAAAGGTAATAAAATCTATCCACTTAAAGCACAAGGAATATGGCTATCCACGTATGAAAATTGCTTTACAAGAAGAGGGTTATTTTGTGAATCACAAAAAGGTCTATCGCTTAATGAGTGAACTCAACATGCAATCTATTATTCGAAAGAAGCGACGCTTCTTTAAAGGAGAGTATTCCAATACCTTTCCAAATGTTTTAAACCGTAAATTTAAAAACCGCCAACAAAATGAAGCGCTCGTTACCGATATTACCTATCTACGATTCCAAGAGGGGTTCCGTTATCTTTCTGTCGTACAAGATCTTTATAATAACGAAGTTGTTTCTTGGAAAATTTCTAAGCGCAATGATAATGAACTTGTATTAGATACAATTGAAATGTTGGCGCAAAAAAGAGATGTGCGTGGAACTATTCTCCATTCAGATCAAGGGTTCCAGTACACATCTCATGCCTACAACAAACGACTTTTAGATTTAGGTATCATTGGCAGCCACTCTCGCAAAGCAAACTGTCATGATAACGCCTGTATCGAGTCATTTTTCTCCCATTTAAAATCGGAGATGTTGTATTTGCATCATTTTAAAACAGAAACAGATTTAATACAAGCAATTGAGGAATATATTTATTTTTATAACTATAAACGGTTTCAAAAACGACTCAACCATCGAGCTCCGATAGAATATCGACTCTCAATGGCTGCTTAG
- a CDS encoding nicotinate-nucleotide adenylyltransferase, with the protein MKKIGIIGGTFDPPHYGHLLIANEVYHALGLEEIWFLPNQIPPHKQGRNITSVENRLNMLELAIGQEEHFSICLEELNREGPSYTYDTMLQLTKKNPDVQFHFIIGGDMVEYLPKWYNIEKLLQLVTFVGVARPGYTLHTPYDIVTVEIPEFAVSSSLLRERYKEKETCKYLLPEEVQVYIERNGLYES; encoded by the coding sequence TTGAAAAAAATCGGTATTATTGGTGGTACATTTGACCCGCCACACTATGGACATTTGTTAATTGCGAATGAAGTGTATCATGCGCTTGGCTTGGAAGAAATATGGTTTTTACCAAACCAAATTCCACCGCATAAACAAGGGCGTAATATTACAAGTGTGGAAAATCGATTGAACATGTTAGAGCTCGCGATTGGGCAAGAAGAACATTTTTCGATTTGCTTAGAAGAGCTAAATAGAGAGGGCCCATCTTATACATATGATACTATGTTACAATTAACAAAGAAGAATCCAGATGTGCAATTTCATTTTATTATTGGCGGAGATATGGTCGAGTATTTACCGAAGTGGTATAACATTGAGAAATTACTCCAGCTTGTAACTTTTGTTGGGGTTGCAAGACCAGGCTATACATTACATACGCCTTATGATATCGTCACAGTGGAAATTCCAGAGTTTGCTGTTTCTTCTTCTTTATTACGGGAGAGATATAAAGAGAAGGAAACTTGCAAATATTTACTTCCGGAAGAAGTACAGGTATATATCGAGAGGAATGGGTTGTATGAATCGTGA
- the yqeH gene encoding ribosome biogenesis GTPase YqeH: MTETIKCIGCGVEIQTENKNEVGYAPTSSLEKEQVICQRCFRLKHYNEIQDVSLTDDDFLRILNGIGQSDALVVKIVDIFDFNGSWLPGLHRFVGNNKVLLVGNKADLIPKSVKHDKVKHWMRYSAKQLGLKPEDVFLISAVKGQGIGELAEAIEHYRDGKDVYVVGCTNVGKSTFINRMIKEFSEETENVITTSHFPGTTLDLIDIPLDETSSLYDTPGIINHHQMAHYVGKQSLKLITPTKEIKPMVFQLNEEQTLFFGGLARLDYVSGGRRAFTCHFSNRLTIHRTKLEKADELYEKHAGELLNPPTPEELENMPEFVKYEFNIREPKTDVVFSGLGWVTVNESGAKIVAHVPKGVSVSLRKSLI; the protein is encoded by the coding sequence TTGACTGAAACAATTAAATGTATTGGTTGCGGTGTAGAAATTCAAACAGAAAATAAAAACGAAGTGGGATATGCCCCTACATCATCTTTAGAGAAAGAACAAGTAATTTGTCAACGTTGTTTCCGTTTGAAACACTATAATGAAATTCAAGATGTGTCTTTAACAGATGATGATTTCCTTCGCATTTTAAATGGGATTGGACAATCGGATGCATTAGTAGTTAAGATTGTAGATATTTTTGACTTCAATGGTAGCTGGTTACCAGGATTACATCGCTTTGTAGGAAACAACAAAGTATTGCTTGTTGGGAATAAGGCGGATTTAATTCCAAAGTCAGTAAAGCATGATAAAGTAAAACATTGGATGCGCTACAGTGCGAAGCAACTTGGTTTAAAACCAGAAGATGTCTTTTTAATTAGTGCTGTTAAAGGACAAGGTATCGGTGAACTTGCTGAGGCGATTGAGCATTACCGCGATGGCAAGGATGTATATGTTGTAGGATGTACGAATGTTGGTAAATCTACGTTTATTAATCGTATGATTAAAGAATTTAGTGAAGAGACTGAGAATGTAATTACAACATCTCATTTCCCAGGAACAACACTTGATTTAATTGATATTCCATTAGATGAAACATCATCTTTATATGATACACCAGGTATTATTAATCACCATCAAATGGCACATTATGTTGGAAAGCAAAGCTTAAAACTTATCACGCCGACTAAAGAAATTAAGCCAATGGTATTCCAATTAAACGAAGAACAAACATTATTCTTCGGCGGATTAGCACGATTGGATTATGTAAGTGGTGGTCGCCGTGCGTTCACTTGTCATTTCTCAAACCGTTTAACAATCCATCGTACGAAGCTTGAAAAAGCTGATGAATTGTACGAAAAACACGCGGGAGAACTATTGAATCCACCGACACCAGAAGAATTAGAAAATATGCCTGAGTTTGTGAAATATGAATTTAATATTCGTGAGCCGAAAACGGATGTTGTATTCTCTGGGTTGGGCTGGGTTACTGTAAATGAATCAGGAGCTAAGATTGTTGCTCATGTACCAAAGGGAGTTAGTGTTTCATTACGTAAATCTTTAATTTAA
- the yhbY gene encoding ribosome assembly RNA-binding protein YhbY: MLTGKQKRFLRAKAHHLTPIFQVGKGGVNENMVKQIGEALEVRELFKVSVLQNCEFDRREVAEELAKGARAEIVQVIGSTIILYKESRENKQIRLPQ, encoded by the coding sequence ATGTTAACAGGAAAACAAAAAAGATTTTTACGTGCAAAGGCACATCACTTAACACCGATTTTTCAAGTTGGAAAAGGCGGCGTAAATGAAAATATGGTGAAACAAATTGGAGAGGCGTTAGAAGTTCGTGAACTATTTAAAGTGAGCGTATTACAAAACTGTGAATTTGATCGTCGTGAAGTTGCAGAAGAACTTGCGAAAGGTGCAAGAGCTGAAATCGTTCAAGTAATTGGAAGCACAATTATTTTATATAAAGAATCAAGAGAAAATAAGCAAATCAGACTTCCACAATAA
- a CDS encoding GTP pyrophosphokinase: MEYNQSTVNYWKAFVLPYTFALEELKTKFEIMNREAQFLEDYNPFEHIKTRLKQPESIIKKLERKNLSPTIENAQTQLQDIIGIRITCCFVEDIYHLKQVIENREDMEIVEVKDYIANPKQNGYKSLHMIIKYPLSLNSGTKEVFAEIQLRTLAMDFWASLEHKLYYKYEGNIPDYLKDELHDAAMKAEDLDNKMATIRQDIDDIEACSNQILLPL, encoded by the coding sequence ATGGAATATAACCAATCAACCGTTAACTATTGGAAAGCCTTTGTATTACCGTATACATTTGCTTTAGAAGAGTTAAAGACAAAATTTGAAATTATGAACCGGGAAGCTCAATTTTTAGAGGACTATAACCCGTTTGAACATATAAAAACAAGACTTAAACAACCAGAAAGTATTATTAAGAAACTTGAGCGTAAAAACTTATCACCAACAATTGAGAATGCTCAAACCCAATTACAAGATATTATTGGTATCCGTATTACATGTTGCTTCGTAGAAGATATTTATCATTTAAAACAAGTGATTGAAAATCGTGAAGACATGGAAATTGTAGAAGTAAAAGATTATATCGCTAATCCAAAGCAAAATGGATATAAAAGTTTGCATATGATTATTAAATACCCCTTGTCACTCAATTCTGGTACAAAAGAGGTCTTTGCAGAAATTCAATTACGTACACTTGCAATGGACTTTTGGGCAAGTTTAGAACATAAACTTTATTATAAATACGAAGGAAATATCCCTGATTATTTAAAAGATGAATTACACGATGCTGCAATGAAAGCTGAAGATCTTGATAATAAGATGGCAACAATCCGTCAAGATATTGATGATATTGAGGCATGTTCAAATCAAATTTTATTACCACTTTAA
- a CDS encoding sporulation histidine kinase inhibitor Sda has protein sequence MKTKHMEHLSTELLTESYYKAKELKLNPDFILLIKQEIIRRSLEDKLIKSS, from the coding sequence TTGAAAACGAAACATATGGAACATTTATCTACTGAGTTACTCACTGAGTCTTATTATAAAGCAAAAGAGCTAAAATTAAATCCCGACTTCATTTTACTTATAAAACAAGAAATAATTAGGCGCTCATTAGAGGACAAGCTCATCAAATCTTCTTGA
- the yqeK gene encoding bis(5'-nucleosyl)-tetraphosphatase (symmetrical) YqeK: MNREKALNIVKQQMHEKRYIHTIGVMETAIELAKLYGVDEKKAEIAAIFHDYAKCRAIQEMEEIIKREDLPKDLLYYNKELWHAPVGAYLVEKEVGITDPEILQAITYHTSGHENMTMLDKVIYVADYIEPGRKFPGVEEARNLAQEDINKALLFAVKRTIQFLMEKDQTIYPLTFQTYNAVIKEEITK; encoded by the coding sequence ATGAATCGTGAGAAAGCTCTTAACATTGTCAAACAACAAATGCATGAAAAACGTTATATACACACGATTGGTGTAATGGAAACAGCGATTGAACTCGCTAAGTTATATGGTGTAGATGAGAAAAAAGCAGAGATAGCTGCTATATTTCATGATTATGCGAAATGTAGAGCGATTCAAGAGATGGAAGAAATTATTAAGAGGGAAGATTTGCCGAAAGATTTGTTGTACTATAACAAAGAGTTATGGCATGCGCCAGTTGGGGCATACTTAGTAGAAAAAGAAGTCGGCATTACTGATCCTGAAATTTTGCAAGCTATTACATATCATACAAGTGGTCATGAAAATATGACGATGCTTGATAAGGTTATTTATGTAGCAGATTATATTGAACCGGGGCGTAAATTTCCGGGTGTAGAAGAGGCACGGAATTTAGCGCAAGAAGATATAAATAAAGCTTTATTATTTGCTGTAAAGCGAACAATTCAATTTTTAATGGAAAAAGATCAAACGATCTATCCGTTAACATTTCAAACGTATAATGCAGTTATCAAGGAGGAAATTACGAAATGA
- a CDS encoding phosphatidylserine decarboxylase, translated as MRRTLYRLMIELTNGRFTSYILRKFAQSRLSSIIIPSYAKAFQLNQDEMEKGLKEYRTLHELFTRKLKEGKRNIDADASSIVSPVDGVFADYGPIEDTKTFDIKGKRYSIVDMLGNEERAKRYAGGTYMVIYLSPSHYHRIHSPLSGSVTERFVLGRKSYPVNAAGMKYGKEPLSKNYRSVTEVDSEGQHMTLVKVGAMFVNSIELLHERSTVQKGEEMAYFTFGSTVVLLFEKDMVEVVQALKSGQELRLGEKIATRLSHK; from the coding sequence TTGCGACGTACATTATATCGACTTATGATTGAACTTACAAATGGACGTTTTACTTCTTATATATTACGTAAATTTGCACAGTCGCGTTTGAGTTCTATAATTATTCCATCGTATGCAAAAGCGTTTCAGTTAAATCAAGATGAGATGGAAAAGGGTTTAAAAGAATATCGAACATTGCATGAATTATTTACACGTAAATTAAAAGAAGGAAAGCGAAATATTGATGCAGATGCATCGAGTATTGTTAGTCCTGTTGATGGTGTTTTTGCTGATTACGGTCCTATTGAGGATACGAAAACATTTGATATTAAAGGCAAGCGTTATTCAATTGTGGATATGCTAGGTAATGAAGAACGAGCGAAGCGCTATGCAGGCGGTACATATATGGTTATTTATTTAAGCCCAAGTCATTATCATCGTATTCATAGTCCACTATCTGGTTCTGTGACTGAGAGGTTTGTGCTTGGAAGAAAATCATATCCAGTAAACGCAGCAGGGATGAAATATGGAAAAGAACCTTTATCAAAAAATTATCGTTCTGTTACAGAAGTAGATAGTGAAGGTCAACATATGACGCTTGTAAAAGTCGGTGCTATGTTTGTAAATAGTATTGAGCTTCTTCATGAAAGAAGTACTGTTCAAAAAGGTGAAGAAATGGCATACTTTACATTTGGCTCAACAGTCGTTTTATTATTTGAAAAAGACATGGTTGAAGTAGTGCAGGCATTAAAGAGTGGTCAAGAACTTCGCCTTGGTGAAAAAATCGCAACTCGATTATCTCATAAATAA
- a CDS encoding class I SAM-dependent DNA methyltransferase translates to MKYEQFALLYDELMNDVPYDKWVEFTEESLQQADMKEAKILDVACGTGNVTLPLVRKGYDLIGVDLSEEMLTVAQQKLGEEGYFIPFYQQDMRELDVPGEFDCVTIFCDSLNYVLQEEGIQETFRRVFHHLRQDGLFLFDVHSLYKIHHVFQNETYTVNGEEISLIWNCFPGEESDSVEHDLTFFVQDPEEDVYHRFDECHVQRTYPIELLTKWLEEVGFTVLRVTGDFERIEVTEQTERIFFMAKKNG, encoded by the coding sequence ATGAAATACGAACAATTTGCATTGCTATATGATGAACTCATGAATGATGTCCCATATGATAAATGGGTGGAATTTACAGAGGAAAGCTTGCAGCAAGCAGATATGAAAGAGGCAAAAATTCTTGATGTGGCTTGTGGGACTGGGAATGTAACACTTCCACTTGTACGGAAAGGTTATGACTTAATTGGTGTCGACCTTTCAGAAGAAATGTTAACAGTTGCACAGCAAAAATTAGGGGAGGAAGGGTATTTTATCCCTTTTTATCAACAGGACATGAGAGAATTGGATGTTCCTGGTGAATTTGACTGTGTGACAATTTTTTGTGATTCATTAAATTACGTACTGCAAGAAGAAGGGATACAAGAAACGTTTAGAAGAGTATTCCATCATTTGCGTCAAGATGGTTTGTTTTTATTTGATGTACACTCTTTATATAAAATACATCATGTGTTTCAAAATGAAACATACACAGTGAATGGAGAAGAAATTTCGCTTATTTGGAATTGCTTCCCAGGTGAAGAATCTGATAGTGTGGAACATGATTTGACATTCTTTGTACAAGATCCAGAAGAAGATGTGTATCATCGTTTTGACGAGTGCCATGTGCAGCGTACGTATCCGATTGAACTATTAACAAAATGGCTTGAAGAAGTTGGATTTACAGTGCTTCGTGTTACAGGTGATTTTGAACGAATAGAAGTGACTGAACAAACAGAGCGTATCTTTTTCATGGCGAAGAAGAACGGATAA
- a CDS encoding alkaline phosphatase: MKKFMKKAWPFAVVASLAITSVAMWNFTRSGEVKADGKESDTKIKNVIVLIGDGMGPSYMTAHRYMKDNPKTFEMESTEFDKHLVGTQKTYPEDEHENITDSASAATAMAAGIKTYNAAISVDNDKTEVKTVLEQAKERGKSTGLVATSEITHATPAAFGAHDISRKNMDAIANDYFDEKVNGKHKIDVMLGGGVKNFVRKDRNLTEEFKKSGYSYVTDRNQLLNDKNDQILGLFAPGGLDKMIDRNEVTPSLEEMTNAAINRLNKNKNKNGFFLMVEGSQIDWAGHDNDVVAAMSEMEDFERAFKAAIEFAKKDKNTLVIATADHSTGGLSLGADGEYNFKVDSIKATKRTPDFMANEIVKGANVEETLKQYIDLQLTPEEIKAVNDIAPSKDVTKIDNAIEDIFNKRSVTGWTTGGHTGEDVNVYAFGPGKYLFSGVQENTNLAKRVFDIVGGGDPNKGRR, encoded by the coding sequence GTGAAAAAGTTTATGAAGAAAGCATGGCCATTTGCAGTTGTAGCATCATTGGCAATTACTTCAGTCGCAATGTGGAATTTTACTCGTTCAGGTGAGGTGAAGGCGGACGGAAAAGAAAGTGATACGAAGATTAAAAATGTCATTGTATTAATTGGGGATGGCATGGGACCTTCATATATGACAGCGCATCGTTACATGAAAGACAATCCAAAAACGTTTGAAATGGAGTCTACTGAATTTGATAAACACCTTGTAGGAACACAAAAGACATATCCAGAAGATGAACATGAAAATATTACAGATTCTGCATCAGCAGCTACTGCGATGGCAGCTGGTATTAAAACATATAATGCAGCAATCTCAGTTGATAATGATAAAACAGAAGTGAAAACGGTTCTTGAGCAAGCGAAAGAAAGAGGGAAATCAACAGGATTAGTTGCAACTTCTGAAATTACACATGCAACACCAGCTGCTTTTGGAGCGCATGATATTAGCCGTAAAAATATGGATGCAATTGCAAATGATTATTTTGATGAGAAAGTTAATGGGAAACATAAAATAGACGTTATGCTTGGCGGTGGTGTGAAAAACTTCGTAAGAAAGGATCGTAATCTTACAGAGGAATTTAAGAAGTCAGGCTACAGTTATGTGACGGATCGTAACCAATTATTAAATGATAAAAACGATCAAATTCTTGGTTTGTTTGCGCCGGGTGGTTTAGATAAAATGATTGATCGTAATGAGGTAACACCTTCATTAGAAGAAATGACAAATGCAGCAATCAATCGTTTAAATAAAAATAAAAATAAAAATGGTTTCTTCTTGATGGTTGAAGGTAGCCAAATCGACTGGGCTGGACATGATAATGATGTAGTTGCAGCGATGAGTGAAATGGAAGATTTTGAAAGGGCGTTTAAAGCTGCAATTGAATTCGCGAAAAAAGATAAAAACACATTAGTTATTGCAACAGCTGACCATTCTACTGGCGGATTATCTTTAGGTGCAGATGGTGAGTATAACTTTAAAGTAGATTCAATTAAAGCGACGAAGCGTACTCCAGACTTTATGGCGAATGAAATTGTAAAAGGTGCTAATGTAGAAGAAACGTTGAAACAGTATATTGATTTACAATTAACACCAGAAGAAATTAAAGCTGTAAATGATATTGCTCCATCAAAAGATGTAACAAAGATTGATAATGCGATTGAAGATATTTTCAATAAACGTTCAGTTACAGGCTGGACAACTGGTGGACATACAGGAGAAGATGTGAACGTATATGCGTTTGGGCCAGGTAAATACTTATTCTCTGGTGTTCAAGAAAATACAAACTTAGCAAAACGTGTCTTCGATATTGTTGGCGGCGGTGACCCGAATAAAGGAAGACGCTAA
- the rpmG gene encoding 50S ribosomal protein L33 codes for MRVNITLACTECGDRNYISKKNKRNNPERIELKKYCPRLKRVTLHRETK; via the coding sequence ATGCGTGTAAATATTACATTAGCTTGTACAGAGTGCGGTGATCGTAATTATATTTCAAAGAAAAATAAACGAAATAATCCAGAACGCATCGAACTAAAGAAATATTGTCCACGATTAAAGCGAGTAACATTACATCGTGAAACGAAGTAA
- the aroE gene encoding shikimate dehydrogenase — protein sequence MKQLYGVIGNPIGHSLSPHMHNDAFEHLNMDAHYHAFLVEEESLGEAVKGLKALGISGFNVTTPHKVSIMKYLEEVDPLAEQIGAVNTVVHRDGKLMGYNTDGIGYVRSLQSISKEPLQQKRILLLGAGGASRAIYFSLANVGVKEIDIANRTVEKAEDLIAGCAAKVNSRALSLEQATEEQGNYDVIIHTTTIGMHPHVEHTPLQIRSLKQGSIVSDIIYNPFETKILQDAKEQGVTIQNGIDMFVYQGALAFEMWTGCMPDINRMKQLVMRKLGG from the coding sequence ATGAAACAATTATATGGTGTAATCGGAAATCCAATTGGACATTCATTATCACCCCATATGCATAATGATGCATTTGAACACTTAAATATGGATGCCCACTATCATGCGTTTCTTGTAGAAGAAGAGTCGTTAGGTGAAGCGGTAAAAGGTTTAAAAGCATTAGGTATTTCAGGGTTTAATGTAACGACTCCACATAAAGTTTCAATTATGAAATATTTAGAAGAAGTTGATCCGTTAGCCGAGCAAATTGGTGCTGTAAATACAGTAGTTCATCGAGATGGAAAATTAATGGGTTATAATACAGATGGAATTGGTTATGTCCGTTCCTTACAGTCAATTAGTAAAGAGCCGCTTCAGCAAAAACGAATTTTATTACTTGGTGCAGGTGGTGCTAGTCGTGCTATTTATTTTTCACTTGCAAATGTAGGGGTCAAAGAAATTGATATTGCCAACCGAACAGTAGAGAAGGCAGAGGATCTTATTGCTGGTTGTGCGGCGAAAGTTAATTCGCGTGCTCTTTCTTTAGAGCAAGCGACAGAAGAACAAGGGAATTATGATGTTATCATTCATACAACAACGATAGGTATGCATCCACATGTTGAGCATACACCACTACAAATCCGTTCCTTGAAACAAGGAAGTATTGTTTCTGATATTATTTATAACCCATTTGAAACGAAAATTTTGCAAGATGCGAAAGAACAAGGTGTAACGATTCAAAATGGAATTGATATGTTCGTTTATCAAGGAGCACTCGCATTTGAAATGTGGACAGGATGTATGCCTGATATTAATAGAATGAAACAATTAGTAATGAGAAAGCTTGGAGGCTAA
- the rsfS gene encoding ribosome silencing factor — protein MNDKDLLVLAAKAADDKRAEDMVVLNMQGISPIADYFIICHGNSDKQVQAIAREIKAKAHEFQIDVQRMEGFDEARWVLVDLGDVVAHIFHKDERDHYNLERLWGDVPREDIAEELGQ, from the coding sequence ATGAACGATAAAGATTTATTAGTATTGGCAGCAAAAGCAGCTGATGATAAACGAGCAGAAGATATGGTTGTATTAAATATGCAAGGCATTTCACCAATTGCAGACTATTTTATTATTTGTCACGGAAACTCAGATAAGCAAGTACAAGCGATTGCACGTGAAATTAAAGCGAAGGCACATGAGTTCCAAATTGATGTGCAACGCATGGAAGGCTTTGACGAAGCGCGTTGGGTTTTAGTAGACCTTGGCGATGTAGTGGCGCACATATTCCATAAAGATGAGCGTGATCATTATAATTTAGAACGTCTATGGGGCGATGTGCCACGTGAAGATATTGCAGAAGAGTTAGGCCAATGA
- a CDS encoding YqeG family HAD IIIA-type phosphatase, whose product MKLFLPNEYVKNVYHVQPEDLKKRGIKGVITDLDNTLIEWDRPNATPQLESWFLKMKENGIQVTVVSNNNEQRVKDFADPLGIPFIHSARKPFVRAFKRAMQEMHLHPEEVVVIGDQLLTDVLGGNRVGLHTILVVPVAQTDGLVTRFNRKIERRIMRNMKKKGLINWEE is encoded by the coding sequence TTGAAATTATTTTTACCAAATGAATATGTGAAAAATGTATATCATGTTCAACCAGAAGATTTAAAAAAACGTGGGATCAAAGGGGTTATTACTGATTTAGATAACACTTTAATTGAATGGGATCGTCCAAATGCGACACCGCAGCTCGAGAGCTGGTTTTTGAAAATGAAAGAAAACGGCATTCAAGTAACAGTCGTTTCAAATAATAATGAGCAACGTGTTAAAGACTTTGCTGATCCTCTTGGAATTCCATTTATTCATAGTGCGCGTAAGCCATTTGTTCGTGCCTTCAAGCGTGCAATGCAAGAGATGCATTTGCATCCGGAAGAAGTTGTAGTAATTGGAGACCAATTATTAACGGACGTACTAGGTGGAAATCGCGTTGGGCTTCATACAATATTAGTTGTACCAGTAGCGCAAACGGACGGATTAGTAACACGCTTTAATCGAAAGATCGAGCGAAGAATTATGAGGAATATGAAGAAAAAAGGTTTAATTAACTGGGAGGAATAA